The Alkalinema sp. FACHB-956 genome includes a window with the following:
- a CDS encoding chemotaxis protein CheB: MNPKRSPKAKPASSKSSTPVQCSTSQPPNPPSELFPIVGIGASAGGLEAFTQLLSHLPIDTGMAFVLVQHLDPNQKSLLTEILSRTTQMPVCEVQEGMTVAPNHVYVIPPNTTMTIDQGVLHLRPREKTRKVSMSIDTFFCSLANDRGAKAIGVILSGGDADGSRGLEAIKAAGGITFAQSEDSAQVSSMPNTAIATGHVDFILPPIEIAQKLAHISRHPYVTSPIPTGPTAELDGKDALSAIFSLLRAATRVDFTHYKHTTIKRRIFRRMALYRLEQFNDYVCYLQENPAEVQALYQEILINVTSFFRDAEAFAALTEKVFPALLHDRSPDLPIRVWVAGCSTGEEAYSIAICLLEFLANQPRKPPIQIFATDVSELAIDKARLGFYQHNQVTDISPDRLQRFFTRSEEGYQINKSVRELCIFARQNLISDPPFSRLDLISCRNVFIYFGTSLQKKVLSMFHYGLMPTGFLFLGTSETIGESPDLFTLIDRKYKIYAKRPAPLRLNLDLIASGYPVEMNLPSPIVAEASRNELELSQAADQIVLQQYAPVGVVINAQLEILQFRGQTGAYLEPSPGRASLNLLTMVKEGLRLELRTAIHQAKQDRHTVRKEGITLRETVHTQTDWSVRTRQIRIDVIPFQPNPASEDCFLILFEDLPALPASEITLPMTQRSQSKGQQPSSEQQEIQRLQQELSTTKAYLQSIIEEQQSTNQDLRAANEEILSSNEELQSTNEELQTAKEEIQATNEELSTINDELYRRNAETTQVSNDLQNLLGSINIPLLMLESDLRIRRFTATAASLFNLIPTDIGRPLSDIKHNLSIVNLEQQILDVINTLNLHSQEVQDLTGHWYDLRIRPYRTLDNRIDGAVVVLVDIDTLKQSTEQLREARDYAEAIVQTVREALLVLNTDLQVITANQTFYETFEVTPSETEQCFIFDLGNGQWNIPQLRSLLGDVLHQNSQIQNFAVEHYFEHIGHKIMLLNARKMPQLAGSQLILLAIEDISDRPSLKPN, translated from the coding sequence GTGAATCCAAAGCGGTCTCCCAAGGCTAAGCCAGCCAGCTCCAAATCTTCGACACCCGTTCAGTGTTCGACGAGTCAACCCCCCAATCCTCCGAGCGAACTCTTTCCGATCGTCGGTATTGGGGCATCGGCAGGTGGATTAGAAGCATTTACTCAGCTACTCAGTCACTTACCGATCGACACGGGCATGGCCTTTGTCCTTGTCCAGCACTTAGATCCCAACCAGAAAAGTCTTTTAACTGAAATTCTGTCTAGAACAACCCAGATGCCCGTCTGCGAAGTTCAAGAAGGCATGACCGTAGCCCCTAACCATGTCTACGTGATCCCGCCCAATACCACAATGACGATCGACCAAGGAGTTCTCCACCTGAGGCCCCGCGAGAAAACTCGCAAAGTCAGTATGAGTATTGATACTTTTTTCTGTTCTTTAGCAAACGATCGGGGTGCAAAAGCCATTGGCGTCATTTTGTCGGGGGGAGATGCCGATGGATCACGGGGACTCGAAGCCATTAAGGCAGCAGGAGGGATTACCTTTGCCCAATCGGAAGACTCAGCCCAAGTCAGCAGTATGCCGAATACAGCGATCGCAACAGGACATGTAGACTTTATTCTACCTCCCATAGAAATCGCCCAAAAGTTGGCTCATATTAGCCGTCATCCTTACGTAACCAGTCCAATCCCCACAGGCCCAACTGCCGAGTTGGATGGCAAGGATGCTCTTTCCGCCATTTTCAGCCTACTGCGAGCAGCGACACGGGTGGATTTTACCCACTACAAACACACCACCATTAAACGGCGGATTTTCCGGCGCATGGCGCTGTATCGGTTAGAACAGTTCAACGACTACGTGTGCTATCTCCAGGAAAACCCGGCGGAGGTACAAGCGTTATATCAGGAAATTTTAATTAATGTCACCAGCTTTTTTCGGGATGCCGAAGCCTTTGCAGCCCTCACTGAAAAAGTTTTTCCGGCCCTCCTGCACGATCGCTCACCGGATTTACCCATTCGCGTTTGGGTCGCGGGTTGCTCAACGGGCGAAGAAGCCTACTCAATCGCCATCTGTCTACTGGAGTTTTTAGCCAATCAGCCACGCAAACCCCCCATTCAGATTTTTGCCACCGATGTGAGCGAATTGGCGATCGATAAAGCTCGCCTCGGCTTTTATCAACACAATCAGGTCACGGACATCTCGCCCGATCGCCTCCAGCGCTTTTTTACGCGCAGTGAGGAGGGGTATCAAATCAATAAATCCGTGCGAGAGCTATGTATCTTTGCTCGCCAAAACCTGATTAGTGATCCACCGTTTTCCCGACTGGACTTGATTAGTTGTCGGAATGTCTTCATTTATTTTGGGACTTCCTTACAAAAGAAAGTTTTGTCCATGTTTCATTACGGTTTGATGCCAACAGGCTTTTTGTTCTTGGGCACCTCCGAAACCATTGGCGAATCACCTGATTTATTCACCTTGATCGATCGAAAATACAAGATCTACGCAAAACGGCCTGCCCCACTACGATTAAATCTAGACCTCATCGCGAGTGGATATCCAGTAGAAATGAACCTGCCTTCCCCGATCGTCGCTGAAGCAAGTCGGAATGAGTTAGAACTGTCCCAAGCAGCAGATCAGATTGTTTTGCAGCAATATGCTCCAGTGGGGGTAGTCATTAATGCTCAATTAGAGATTTTGCAATTCCGGGGACAAACAGGAGCCTATCTAGAACCCTCCCCAGGCCGTGCCAGCCTCAACCTACTTACCATGGTCAAAGAGGGATTGCGCCTGGAACTGCGAACCGCAATCCACCAGGCAAAACAGGACAGACACACCGTAAGGAAAGAAGGCATTACCCTCCGAGAAACGGTTCATACCCAAACGGACTGGTCCGTTAGGACTCGCCAGATTCGGATTGATGTCATTCCCTTCCAGCCTAACCCTGCTAGCGAAGATTGCTTTCTCATATTATTTGAGGACTTGCCCGCGTTGCCAGCGTCGGAGATCACCTTGCCCATGACTCAGCGGTCGCAGTCCAAGGGGCAACAACCCAGCAGTGAACAACAGGAAATTCAAAGGCTTCAGCAGGAACTCAGTACGACTAAAGCCTATCTCCAATCGATTATTGAGGAACAGCAATCCACCAATCAAGATCTCAGAGCCGCCAATGAAGAGATTTTGTCGAGCAATGAAGAATTGCAAAGCACAAACGAAGAACTACAAACGGCTAAAGAGGAGATTCAAGCAACCAATGAAGAATTAAGTACGATTAACGACGAGCTATACCGCCGCAATGCTGAAACGACCCAAGTGAGTAACGATTTACAAAATTTGCTAGGTAGTATTAATATTCCACTCTTGATGCTGGAAAGCGATCTGCGAATTCGTCGCTTTACAGCCACAGCTGCATCCCTTTTCAATCTCATCCCAACAGATATTGGGCGGCCTCTGAGTGATATTAAACACAACCTAAGTATTGTCAATTTAGAGCAGCAGATCCTGGATGTGATTAACACCCTGAATCTACATAGCCAAGAAGTCCAAGATCTCACAGGACATTGGTATGATCTGCGCATTCGTCCCTACCGAACCCTCGACAATCGGATTGATGGTGCAGTAGTCGTGCTAGTCGATATTGATACCCTTAAGCAGAGTACAGAGCAGTTGCGGGAAGCCCGCGATTATGCAGAAGCGATCGTTCAGACGGTACGGGAAGCCCTTTTGGTGCTGAATACTGATTTACAGGTAATCACAGCGAATCAAACGTTTTATGAAACCTTCGAGGTAACTCCCAGCGAAACTGAGCAATGCTTCATCTTTGATCTGGGTAATGGTCAATGGAATATTCCGCAGCTACGATCGCTACTTGGGGATGTATTACACCAGAACAGTCAGATCCAAAATTTTGCCGTTGAACATTATTTTGAACACATTGGGCACAAAATAATGCTGCTCAATGCCCGCAAAATGCCGCAATTAGCAGGCAGTCAGTTAATTCTATTAGCAATTGAGGATATCAGCGATCGTCCGAGCCTAAAGCCCAACTGA